One region of Arthrobacter sp. StoSoilB22 genomic DNA includes:
- a CDS encoding MoxR family ATPase, translated as MTMTNEQAAWFAETFEKLVANVGKAVLGKEHVIRLTFTAMMAEGHVLFEDAPGTGKTSLARALAATVQGSHNRIQFTPDLLPSDVTGVTIYDQKTQKFEFHKGPVFNNIVLADEINRASPKTQSALLEVMEESRVTVDGTTYEAGRPFMVLATQNPIEQAGTYRLPEAQLDRFLIKTSIGYPDHASTVRLLGGANLKDRSKDLTPLITTQAVADMADLAATTHVDTAVLEYISRLCEETRNAGETRLGVSVRGALAMVRAAKVWAASQGRNFVLPDDIKELAPVVWTHRLVMDPEAEFSGATPEVVLNRVLADVAAPQQRASA; from the coding sequence ATGACCATGACAAACGAGCAGGCCGCCTGGTTTGCAGAGACGTTCGAGAAGCTCGTTGCCAACGTGGGCAAGGCCGTGTTGGGCAAGGAACACGTCATCCGGCTGACCTTCACCGCCATGATGGCCGAAGGCCACGTGTTGTTTGAAGACGCACCGGGCACGGGTAAGACTTCACTGGCGCGTGCCTTGGCCGCGACGGTCCAGGGTTCGCACAACCGCATCCAGTTCACGCCTGACCTTCTGCCGTCTGACGTGACGGGTGTGACCATTTACGATCAGAAGACCCAGAAGTTCGAGTTCCATAAGGGTCCGGTGTTCAACAACATCGTCCTGGCTGACGAAATCAACCGTGCTTCCCCCAAGACGCAGTCCGCATTGCTGGAGGTCATGGAGGAATCCCGGGTCACCGTGGATGGCACCACCTACGAGGCTGGCCGCCCGTTCATGGTTCTGGCTACCCAGAACCCCATCGAGCAGGCGGGTACCTACCGTCTGCCCGAGGCCCAGCTCGACCGCTTCCTCATTAAGACCTCCATCGGCTACCCGGATCACGCTTCCACGGTTCGGCTGCTGGGCGGGGCCAACCTGAAGGATCGTTCGAAGGACCTCACGCCGTTGATCACCACCCAGGCTGTGGCTGATATGGCGGACCTGGCAGCCACAACCCACGTGGATACCGCTGTGCTGGAGTACATTTCGCGTCTCTGCGAAGAAACCCGTAATGCCGGCGAAACCCGTCTTGGTGTTTCGGTCCGTGGGGCATTGGCCATGGTTCGTGCCGCCAAGGTGTGGGCAGCCAGCCAGGGCCGCAACTTTGTGCTGCCGGATGACATCAAGGAACTCGCTCCCGTGGTGTGGACCCACCGTTTGGTGATGGACCCGGAAGCTGAATTCTCCGGGGCAACGCCCGAAGTGGTCCTTAACCGCGTCCTCGCCGACGTCGCCGCCCCGCAGCAACGCGCCAGCGCATAA
- a CDS encoding DUF58 domain-containing protein encodes MSSSTPLNRAADSFKRTASALGDKLRSLRGTGNEPGKRPGKPGKRGTTSKLHPAAVWSEAAGTAGDFLAPAWDRIRAVWLRFVWPVLAVVSLLGWVVLAASIALWWAGQAWGWQEAKSASMVAFLLFLLAIGFIVGRSAYGVVLDLARTRVAVGDDAVGSIAVSNVSTRPLLPAALELPVGSNTAVFHLPRMKPAQVHEDLFTIPTARRAVIVVGPVRSVRADPLHLLRRRVMWTEPVDLFVHPRTVSLGSSAAGFIRDLEGMPTTELSSADVSFHALRDYVPGDDRRHIHWKTTARTNKLMVRQFEETRRAHLAISLSINTDEYDSEAEFEMAISVAASIGRQAISEQRDLDVLTQKGPLRCETGRNMLDDMTRVVGAPMRKTAVDLARNLSDAVPNASVVFFVVGSHVTATQLRTCAASVPPGVRSLAVRVQPGAAPSRANIADLTVLTVGDLDDLAIVLRKAAA; translated from the coding sequence ATGTCCTCCAGCACACCCCTGAACAGGGCTGCTGATTCGTTCAAGCGCACCGCATCTGCACTTGGCGATAAGTTGCGCTCCCTGCGCGGCACTGGCAACGAACCGGGCAAGCGCCCCGGCAAGCCAGGTAAACGCGGCACCACCAGCAAGCTCCACCCCGCAGCCGTATGGTCGGAAGCCGCTGGAACTGCCGGCGATTTCCTGGCACCGGCGTGGGACAGGATCCGTGCTGTGTGGCTGAGGTTCGTTTGGCCTGTCCTTGCAGTGGTGAGCCTGCTCGGCTGGGTGGTGTTGGCTGCCTCAATCGCGCTCTGGTGGGCAGGGCAGGCGTGGGGCTGGCAGGAGGCCAAGTCTGCCTCGATGGTGGCTTTCCTGTTGTTCCTTCTGGCCATCGGCTTCATTGTGGGCCGTTCGGCGTATGGCGTGGTCCTCGACCTCGCCCGCACCCGGGTGGCTGTGGGGGATGACGCTGTGGGCAGTATTGCGGTATCCAACGTTTCCACCAGGCCGTTGTTGCCTGCGGCGCTGGAGCTCCCGGTGGGTTCAAATACTGCCGTTTTCCATTTGCCACGGATGAAGCCCGCCCAGGTTCATGAGGATCTTTTCACGATTCCCACGGCCCGCCGTGCAGTGATTGTGGTGGGTCCGGTCCGTTCTGTGCGCGCTGACCCCCTTCACTTGCTGCGCCGTCGCGTCATGTGGACTGAGCCGGTGGACCTGTTCGTGCACCCTCGCACGGTCTCCCTGGGCAGCTCGGCAGCAGGGTTTATCCGTGACCTTGAGGGCATGCCCACCACGGAACTGTCCAGTGCGGATGTTTCTTTCCATGCTTTGCGCGACTATGTCCCTGGTGACGATCGGCGCCACATCCACTGGAAGACCACAGCCCGGACCAATAAGCTCATGGTCCGCCAGTTCGAGGAAACCCGGCGCGCGCACCTTGCCATTTCTTTGTCCATCAACACCGATGAGTATGATTCCGAGGCGGAGTTCGAAATGGCCATCTCCGTGGCGGCATCCATCGGACGCCAAGCGATCAGTGAACAACGTGACCTGGACGTCCTAACCCAGAAGGGGCCGCTCCGCTGCGAGACGGGCCGTAACATGCTGGACGACATGACCCGGGTTGTCGGGGCACCCATGCGGAAGACCGCCGTCGACCTCGCGCGGAACCTGTCTGACGCCGTCCCGAATGCCTCAGTGGTGTTCTTTGTGGTAGGCAGCCACGTGACGGCAACCCAGCTGCGCACCTGCGCTGCCTCCGTTCCTCCCGGCGTGCGGAGCCTGGCGGTGCGGGTTCAACCCGGCGCGGCGCCGTCGAGGGCTAATATCGCGGACCTGACGGTCCTGACGGTGGGCGACCTGGACGACTTGGCAATTGTTCTTCGAAAGGCGGCAGCATGA
- a CDS encoding transglutaminase domain-containing protein, translated as MSTAPNLRPRAKEAKGSRAAQGSRSAARATGASIFSDGRPLWHFAIDCGALLVLLLLGVLGFALSFGGDPHYLIAGLGGVLLGLGIAVLNAHLRLGLLITTAVAFGAYMVFGSALAVPDSAVFGFLPSLDSLRTLLLGVVFAWKDMLTVGVPVGTANGMLIVPFLSSLVTALAAGLLTWRLKSPYWPLLPVLVLFVTGIAFSTSAGFLNVERGVSLTIVSIVWATFRRDVLRRNSTKAVSANRPDSDAATARRGQLRRLGTAAAVIAVAVGVTAIASPLVTASDDRKVLRNTIVPPFDPRDYITPLASFRSFVKDEKDNTLFTVKGLPKDARVRLAALDAFNGLNYTMDPNSSGNFSKVGDARSLNTLADSGSPVQGTNYTLDITVEDYQGYFVPGGRHTTGMSFADTSGAASGLYFNAGTDTAVTTKGLARGDNYTVQVSDPGTLEHGQLTQYDFAKLTLPEAEEVPPIVASQANQLSEDAPTAIDRVRQIEAHFQKSGAFSNGLVAEGQLPSLPGHSAARVRNMLSAKQMLGDDEQYAVSMSLMLRHLGIPSRVVMGFYPDPKSPENGAGDIKITGKDVHAWVEVAFDRVGWVTFDPTPPKDNVPIPPDPENKSKPKPQVLQPPPPPQEPADLPPDSTPDALDADEKKNNPWLFWGPLLAAIGMALIPLGILALPLLLILLLKSRRRKARFRDGHPAQRVGAGWNEVLSLVTDMGASIDTKSTRRESATVIADAFPTTGTTTTLLAHRADAAVFGAGQPSEKEVKEYWEIVDTSLTDITGSVGFWKRQQARFSPRSLLSDGRAALRRRQQGTSDPAKRGFTLPFKKDTTDEQ; from the coding sequence ATGAGCACCGCGCCCAATCTCCGTCCCCGCGCGAAGGAAGCGAAGGGCTCCCGCGCCGCCCAGGGTTCGCGGTCCGCGGCGCGCGCCACGGGCGCATCCATCTTCAGCGACGGCAGGCCTCTGTGGCATTTTGCCATTGACTGCGGGGCGCTGCTGGTGCTGCTGCTCCTTGGCGTGCTCGGTTTCGCTTTGAGCTTTGGGGGAGACCCCCATTACCTCATCGCAGGCCTGGGCGGCGTGCTGCTGGGGTTGGGTATCGCCGTCCTCAACGCGCACCTTCGTTTGGGGCTGCTGATCACCACAGCGGTGGCGTTCGGTGCGTACATGGTTTTCGGGTCGGCCCTGGCAGTGCCGGACTCGGCAGTTTTCGGATTCCTTCCCAGCCTCGACTCGTTGCGCACGCTCCTGCTGGGCGTTGTCTTCGCTTGGAAGGACATGCTGACTGTTGGCGTGCCTGTGGGGACCGCGAACGGCATGCTCATTGTGCCGTTCCTGAGTTCCTTGGTCACTGCGCTGGCTGCCGGTCTGCTCACATGGCGTCTGAAGAGCCCCTACTGGCCGTTGCTTCCCGTGCTGGTTCTCTTTGTTACGGGCATTGCTTTCAGTACCAGTGCGGGTTTCCTCAACGTGGAGCGTGGCGTCTCCCTGACTATTGTGTCCATTGTGTGGGCGACGTTCCGCCGCGATGTACTCCGCCGGAACAGCACCAAAGCGGTTTCGGCCAACAGGCCGGATTCCGACGCCGCTACGGCCCGCCGAGGGCAGCTCCGCCGGCTGGGGACTGCTGCAGCAGTGATCGCCGTTGCGGTGGGTGTTACTGCAATCGCCTCGCCGTTGGTCACAGCCAGTGATGACCGCAAGGTCCTCCGCAACACGATCGTTCCGCCTTTCGATCCCCGGGATTACATCACCCCCTTGGCGAGCTTCCGCAGCTTCGTCAAGGATGAGAAGGACAATACGCTGTTCACGGTCAAGGGGCTGCCCAAAGACGCCCGCGTCCGGCTGGCGGCGCTGGACGCCTTCAACGGCCTGAACTACACCATGGACCCCAACAGTTCCGGCAACTTCAGCAAGGTAGGCGACGCCCGTTCGCTCAATACGCTGGCCGACTCCGGGAGCCCGGTGCAGGGCACCAACTACACGCTGGACATCACTGTGGAGGACTACCAGGGCTACTTTGTTCCTGGTGGACGGCACACTACGGGGATGAGTTTTGCAGACACGTCCGGCGCAGCATCAGGGCTGTATTTCAACGCCGGCACCGATACCGCTGTGACCACCAAAGGCTTGGCAAGGGGCGATAACTACACTGTGCAGGTCTCGGACCCCGGGACGCTGGAGCACGGACAGCTCACGCAGTACGACTTTGCGAAGCTCACGCTGCCCGAGGCGGAGGAAGTTCCGCCGATTGTGGCGTCGCAGGCGAACCAGCTTTCGGAAGACGCACCGACGGCCATTGACCGTGTCCGGCAGATTGAGGCGCACTTCCAGAAGAGTGGTGCGTTCAGCAACGGGCTGGTAGCCGAGGGACAGCTCCCAAGCCTCCCCGGTCACAGCGCTGCACGCGTCCGCAACATGCTCTCGGCCAAGCAAATGCTGGGCGACGACGAACAGTACGCCGTATCCATGTCCCTCATGCTCCGTCACCTTGGCATACCGTCCCGTGTGGTGATGGGGTTCTACCCGGACCCCAAGAGCCCCGAGAACGGCGCTGGAGACATCAAGATCACGGGTAAGGATGTCCACGCCTGGGTGGAAGTGGCGTTCGACCGCGTGGGCTGGGTGACGTTCGATCCCACGCCGCCCAAGGACAACGTGCCCATCCCGCCGGACCCTGAGAACAAGTCCAAACCCAAGCCGCAGGTGCTGCAGCCGCCGCCCCCGCCGCAGGAGCCCGCGGACCTGCCGCCGGATTCCACACCGGATGCCCTGGACGCTGACGAGAAGAAGAACAACCCCTGGCTTTTCTGGGGTCCGCTGCTGGCGGCCATCGGCATGGCACTGATTCCGCTGGGGATCCTCGCCTTGCCGTTGTTGCTCATCCTTCTGTTGAAATCACGACGCCGGAAGGCGCGTTTCCGTGATGGCCACCCCGCGCAGCGGGTTGGCGCCGGCTGGAATGAAGTGCTGAGCCTGGTCACCGATATGGGTGCTTCGATCGACACCAAGTCCACCAGGCGCGAATCGGCCACAGTCATCGCTGACGCGTTCCCCACCACCGGAACTACCACCACCCTGCTTGCCCACCGTGCGGACGCCGCTGTGTTCGGTGCGGGCCAGCCCAGTGAGAAGGAGGTCAAGGAGTACTGGGAGATCGTTGATACGTCGCTGACCGACATCACCGGAAGCGTTGGTTTCTGGAAACGGCAGCAGGCACGATTCTCGCCGCGCTCGTTGCTGTCCGATGGCCGCGCTGCCCTTCGTCGCCGTCAACAGGGCACCTCCGATCCTGCGAAGCGCGGCTTCACCTTGCCGTTCAAGAAGGACACCACCGATGAGCAATGA
- a CDS encoding Ig-like domain-containing protein: protein MRTFFGKLGLKRRQNKKLIAGTAVTAAGALLITGAILYPGFKTTEVDLNDGGVWVVSKTKNAVGRLNYPSRVLDGAVTPATTTFDVLQHDGNVFVDDESGSTINQVSAANLKLGGDKQLPSSSQVSYGSTVLSVTDPARGKVWALSPSTVNGFDEEGTEPVLTGSPGVVSAVGSDNRIYTADPGKGEITVTTVDANGERTDSQVTKVDELKGAGDLQLAVVGDKPVVLDAASGNLFLPGGRKLQLADAREAKLQQNSEESNYVAIATQKALLKQPLDGSAAATVSADGEGVPAAPVQVSKCVHSAWSGANKYVRDCDNDADDKKNDVPKASASPSYVFRVNRDLVVLNDVNSGSVWLVNQNMQLVNNWDDVVPPKNQSDDQDQESADNNTINVLPDRTKPNRPPETKPDEFGVRPGRTSILSVLDNDSDPDGDVLTASVGANGPKMGALENIYGGSAFQIKVPADAKPGTEVFDYNAADGRDLSAGGKVTLRVVAPEENKPPIFKRGEPTTMLVEQGKSVSQNILTDWMDPDGDDLVLLDAKSDNDQDQVKVRRDGLLTYQDSGAAPGKKNVTITVWDGRATTTGRIVVNVQPPGALAPVVNADHVTAVVGQDLVIAPLKNDVDPNGGALRVAHVEAAGPAELGPVTDGGTFTFRSTTPGPIYLTYIASNGPQSSQGLIRVDVESGKDPGAPVAVHDVALLPVGGSVLVDPLANDSDPSGGVLVLQSVTVPDGSSASVSVIDHSVLRVTDVLGAKEPFVFSYTMSNGRASATGTVGVVPVPAPAVVEAPQPKPDEVNVRVNDVVTIPVLDNDTHPQGEELSVDPVLAQSIPEEDGKAFISEKTLRFIAGPTPKTVRAIYNAVDPQGQKSAAAVTIHILPLEGTQNSRPQPQNLTARVVAGGSVRIPVPLDGIDPDGDSVQLTGIDSTPTMGTATAGSSFIDFVAAGDGAGTDTFRYKVIDRQGAVNTGTVTVGVAPRGEDNQKPAPVDDEVKVRPGRQIAIDATANDTDPDGDLIRILTDSIEADAGLDAKVSQTSGRILVTAPAAEGTVNVRYSVADDRDAVGQASIRVVVQNDLPLQAPIARDDRVTSAQTLGKTAVDVPVLKNDEDPDGVGENLKVATGLDTARPGPEGNVIVDLTEQPQLVPYTVEDVDGQKSTAIIWVPGIGQQVPTLAKDEVVELVSGQSVTVNLAEWVKVREGKSPRLTQTDRIKLIGADGSDPIANGGTALKYTAGAEYVGPGSISFEVTDGTGPDDPNGLKSTLSIRTKVLPDPNKNNPPVLLGSDVEVPKGDSASLDLEKLTSDPDSDDVQNMNYELVGDAQGGFKVNVDGKTLKVSADDSVQIGQTGTVQVKAKDRRGLEAVATYKLSLSASNRPKPVANDDAEPDAQSGKPVTVNVLANDSNPFPDTALKIVSAVTETGQGTADVGGDSVTVTPAGGFTGTMVVAYTVQDKTGEISRYATARIRLTVKDKPAAPTTPLAQSVGDQTALLTWNAPPDRGSPITKYTVYGENGFTQDCPANTCTLTGLTNNVKYHFAVTATNAIDESERSPVSAEVRPDVKPDTPVAPTLKFGDKQLSVAWVPPASKGSPIKSYDLEISPAPAGQNPQIQNLTGNSHVWTGLTNGVAYKVRVLARNDAKEPSEWSTYSAAEVPAGVPATPAAPSVVGAGSVDSRSQLQVSWAAPNNNGDAVSTYTLTTYRGGAVVASQPVAATSQNVTVDNSEADYSFTVSATNKAGVSGVSQQSAPIRAAGKPGMVGAPSAALVETNGDGGKIQVTFNPLTAGERNGANVNEISYRYALTSGGGSGSIPSGGAVVAAANGTDTAVVVWAVSSRNPTAGDRSPASNTVNPYGLAAAPVVTGSKSSGVGDKTVSWTWNAPSGNGRPVTGYQYSLDGGGWTNTDQRSLSRSVGYSQTVTLQVRAISGGQAGRVGSDTSRSGAEPPPPPPPNPPAPSQIQAHNSTCPGKPGQPDSYNPSGPTCGVGWVERSWGWIEVTCRQDIYRNGTPWYKLNGSPKSGWFVKSTTVDVRNGVPPPC from the coding sequence GTGAGAACTTTCTTCGGCAAGCTGGGGCTGAAAAGGCGTCAAAACAAAAAGCTAATAGCGGGTACTGCTGTTACCGCAGCGGGCGCTTTGCTGATCACCGGGGCAATTCTGTACCCGGGCTTCAAGACCACCGAGGTGGACTTGAACGACGGCGGCGTGTGGGTGGTGAGCAAAACCAAGAACGCCGTGGGCCGGTTGAACTACCCGTCCCGCGTTCTTGATGGTGCTGTGACACCCGCAACTACTACCTTTGACGTGCTGCAGCATGACGGCAACGTCTTTGTGGACGATGAGTCCGGCTCCACCATCAACCAGGTCTCTGCCGCGAACCTGAAGCTGGGCGGCGACAAGCAGCTGCCGTCGTCGTCGCAAGTCAGCTACGGCTCCACCGTGCTCTCGGTGACCGATCCCGCCCGCGGAAAAGTCTGGGCGTTGTCTCCGTCCACGGTTAACGGCTTCGATGAAGAAGGAACCGAGCCAGTCTTGACGGGCTCCCCGGGCGTGGTTTCGGCAGTGGGATCCGACAACAGGATCTACACGGCGGACCCTGGCAAGGGTGAAATCACCGTCACTACTGTGGATGCGAACGGTGAACGAACCGACTCGCAGGTTACCAAGGTGGACGAGCTCAAGGGTGCCGGCGATCTCCAACTGGCCGTGGTGGGTGACAAGCCGGTGGTTTTGGACGCCGCCTCCGGAAACCTCTTCCTGCCAGGAGGCCGGAAGCTCCAACTGGCCGATGCCCGGGAAGCAAAGCTGCAGCAGAACAGCGAAGAGAGCAATTACGTTGCCATTGCCACGCAGAAGGCCCTGCTGAAACAGCCCCTTGACGGGTCCGCGGCGGCAACTGTCAGTGCTGACGGCGAAGGCGTCCCCGCTGCGCCCGTTCAGGTCAGTAAGTGTGTTCACTCGGCATGGTCGGGCGCCAACAAGTATGTCCGGGACTGCGACAACGATGCCGACGACAAGAAGAATGACGTCCCCAAAGCAAGCGCCTCGCCCAGCTACGTTTTCCGGGTGAACCGGGACCTTGTGGTCCTCAATGACGTCAACTCAGGCAGCGTGTGGCTGGTCAACCAGAATATGCAGCTGGTGAACAACTGGGACGACGTCGTCCCGCCCAAGAACCAGTCCGATGACCAGGACCAGGAGTCTGCGGACAACAACACCATCAACGTCCTCCCGGACCGCACCAAGCCCAACCGTCCGCCTGAGACAAAACCTGACGAGTTCGGTGTCCGCCCCGGGCGGACCTCAATTCTGAGCGTGCTGGATAACGACTCAGACCCCGACGGCGATGTCCTCACCGCCTCGGTAGGCGCCAATGGGCCAAAGATGGGTGCGTTGGAGAACATCTACGGAGGCTCTGCTTTCCAGATCAAGGTCCCGGCCGACGCCAAGCCGGGAACTGAAGTCTTTGACTACAACGCTGCCGATGGCCGTGACTTGTCCGCCGGCGGCAAGGTCACCCTGCGGGTAGTAGCTCCTGAAGAGAACAAACCGCCGATTTTCAAGCGAGGCGAACCCACCACCATGTTGGTGGAGCAGGGCAAGTCCGTCAGCCAGAACATTCTGACTGACTGGATGGACCCTGACGGCGATGACCTCGTCCTGCTGGATGCGAAGTCGGACAACGACCAGGACCAGGTGAAGGTTCGCCGCGATGGCCTCCTGACGTACCAGGATTCGGGTGCAGCGCCGGGCAAGAAGAACGTCACCATCACCGTGTGGGACGGCCGGGCCACCACCACCGGCCGCATCGTGGTCAACGTGCAGCCACCGGGTGCCCTGGCGCCTGTAGTCAATGCGGACCACGTCACGGCTGTGGTTGGCCAGGACCTGGTGATCGCGCCGTTGAAAAACGATGTGGACCCCAACGGTGGCGCACTTCGTGTGGCCCACGTTGAGGCCGCCGGCCCGGCTGAGCTGGGCCCGGTGACGGACGGCGGCACCTTTACCTTCCGGAGCACCACGCCTGGCCCGATCTACCTGACGTACATTGCCAGCAACGGCCCCCAGAGCAGCCAGGGACTGATCCGCGTGGACGTGGAGTCCGGTAAGGATCCCGGCGCGCCGGTTGCCGTTCATGACGTTGCCCTGCTCCCTGTGGGTGGAAGCGTCCTGGTTGATCCGCTGGCCAACGATTCCGATCCTTCCGGTGGCGTGCTGGTCCTCCAGTCCGTCACCGTGCCCGACGGCTCGTCGGCATCCGTCAGCGTGATCGACCACAGCGTCCTTCGCGTCACGGATGTCCTCGGTGCCAAAGAACCGTTCGTTTTCAGCTACACCATGTCCAACGGCCGTGCCTCGGCCACCGGGACTGTGGGCGTGGTCCCGGTGCCGGCTCCCGCCGTCGTCGAGGCTCCCCAGCCAAAACCTGACGAAGTCAACGTGCGCGTTAACGACGTCGTCACCATCCCGGTCTTGGACAATGACACCCACCCGCAGGGTGAGGAACTGTCCGTGGATCCGGTACTGGCGCAGAGCATTCCGGAGGAGGACGGTAAAGCGTTCATTTCCGAGAAGACCCTTCGCTTTATCGCCGGCCCCACTCCAAAAACCGTGCGCGCCATCTACAACGCCGTGGATCCGCAAGGGCAGAAGAGCGCCGCCGCGGTGACCATCCACATCCTTCCGCTGGAGGGCACGCAGAACTCGCGCCCGCAGCCGCAGAACCTCACGGCACGCGTGGTAGCGGGCGGCAGCGTCCGCATTCCGGTCCCGCTGGACGGCATCGACCCAGATGGCGACTCGGTGCAGCTCACCGGCATCGACAGCACTCCCACTATGGGAACCGCGACGGCGGGAAGCAGCTTCATCGATTTCGTCGCCGCCGGTGACGGTGCGGGTACGGATACGTTCAGGTACAAGGTGATCGACCGCCAAGGCGCGGTGAACACGGGAACCGTGACGGTTGGCGTTGCGCCACGTGGCGAAGACAACCAGAAACCCGCACCCGTGGATGACGAGGTCAAGGTTCGTCCCGGGCGCCAGATCGCCATCGACGCGACGGCCAATGACACCGACCCCGACGGCGACCTCATCCGTATCCTGACGGACAGCATTGAAGCCGACGCCGGACTTGACGCCAAGGTCAGCCAGACCAGTGGCCGGATCCTGGTAACAGCTCCGGCAGCGGAGGGCACCGTCAACGTCCGCTACTCAGTGGCCGATGACCGCGATGCGGTGGGCCAGGCCAGTATTCGTGTGGTGGTCCAGAATGACCTGCCGTTGCAGGCACCGATTGCCCGCGACGACCGCGTGACCTCGGCCCAGACGCTCGGCAAGACGGCTGTGGACGTTCCTGTCCTGAAGAACGATGAGGACCCGGACGGCGTGGGGGAGAACCTCAAGGTCGCAACAGGCTTGGACACAGCACGCCCCGGACCCGAAGGCAACGTCATTGTTGACCTGACCGAGCAGCCGCAACTGGTGCCCTACACGGTGGAGGACGTGGATGGCCAGAAGTCCACAGCCATCATCTGGGTTCCCGGGATTGGCCAGCAGGTGCCCACGCTCGCTAAGGACGAGGTGGTGGAACTTGTCTCAGGTCAGTCCGTCACGGTGAACCTCGCGGAGTGGGTGAAGGTCCGCGAAGGAAAGTCGCCGCGCCTGACCCAAACCGACCGCATCAAGCTCATCGGAGCCGACGGCAGCGATCCCATAGCCAACGGTGGTACCGCGCTGAAGTACACCGCCGGCGCCGAGTACGTAGGCCCAGGTTCCATCAGCTTCGAAGTTACCGATGGGACAGGCCCGGACGACCCCAATGGTTTGAAATCGACGCTCAGCATCCGAACCAAGGTGCTGCCCGACCCCAACAAGAACAATCCGCCGGTGCTGCTCGGCAGTGACGTGGAAGTTCCCAAGGGAGACTCTGCCAGCCTGGACCTGGAGAAGCTGACGTCGGATCCGGACTCGGATGACGTGCAGAACATGAACTACGAGCTGGTGGGCGACGCCCAGGGCGGCTTCAAGGTGAACGTGGATGGCAAGACGCTCAAGGTCTCCGCGGACGATTCCGTGCAGATCGGGCAGACAGGCACCGTCCAAGTGAAGGCAAAGGACCGCCGCGGGCTCGAAGCCGTGGCCACCTACAAGCTGTCCTTGTCGGCGTCCAACAGGCCCAAACCCGTGGCCAACGACGACGCCGAGCCGGATGCCCAATCCGGAAAGCCAGTGACCGTCAACGTGTTGGCAAATGACTCCAATCCGTTCCCGGATACTGCGCTGAAGATCGTCTCGGCCGTCACCGAAACGGGCCAGGGAACGGCTGACGTCGGGGGAGACAGTGTCACCGTCACCCCTGCAGGCGGCTTCACCGGCACCATGGTGGTGGCCTACACGGTGCAGGATAAGACCGGGGAGATTTCCCGTTACGCCACTGCCCGCATCCGGTTGACCGTCAAGGACAAGCCGGCCGCGCCCACCACGCCCTTGGCTCAAAGCGTGGGGGACCAGACCGCGCTCCTGACGTGGAACGCGCCGCCTGATCGTGGCTCACCCATCACCAAGTACACGGTGTACGGGGAAAACGGCTTCACGCAGGACTGCCCCGCGAACACGTGTACGTTGACAGGGCTGACCAACAACGTGAAGTACCACTTCGCCGTCACCGCCACGAATGCGATTGATGAATCCGAACGCTCTCCGGTATCCGCCGAGGTCCGTCCGGACGTTAAGCCGGACACCCCGGTGGCACCGACGCTGAAGTTCGGCGATAAGCAACTCTCCGTGGCGTGGGTTCCTCCTGCGAGCAAGGGTTCGCCCATCAAGTCCTACGATCTTGAGATCTCTCCTGCTCCTGCCGGCCAGAATCCGCAGATCCAGAACCTCACAGGCAACAGTCACGTGTGGACCGGTCTGACCAATGGGGTGGCCTACAAGGTACGCGTCCTGGCTAGAAATGACGCCAAGGAGCCCTCGGAATGGAGTACGTACTCCGCAGCCGAGGTTCCTGCCGGCGTGCCGGCAACTCCTGCGGCTCCGTCGGTGGTAGGTGCAGGATCTGTAGATTCACGAAGCCAACTGCAGGTCAGCTGGGCAGCGCCGAATAACAATGGTGATGCCGTGTCTACTTACACCCTGACGACTTACCGAGGTGGCGCCGTGGTAGCGTCGCAACCCGTGGCTGCGACGTCACAAAATGTGACGGTAGACAACTCCGAAGCTGACTACTCGTTCACGGTGTCGGCTACAAACAAAGCCGGCGTCAGTGGTGTCAGCCAACAGTCTGCGCCTATCCGTGCTGCTGGTAAGCCCGGAATGGTGGGTGCTCCATCGGCTGCCTTGGTTGAGACCAACGGTGATGGTGGCAAGATTCAAGTCACCTTCAATCCCTTGACAGCTGGGGAGCGAAACGGAGCAAACGTCAACGAGATCAGCTACCGGTACGCGCTGACTTCCGGTGGCGGCAGCGGCTCGATTCCTTCCGGCGGTGCTGTTGTGGCGGCCGCTAATGGCACCGACACAGCCGTTGTTGTGTGGGCAGTATCCTCACGAAACCCAACAGCCGGGGACAGAAGCCCGGCATCAAATACTGTCAATCCTTATGGGCTTGCAGCTGCGCCGGTGGTGACCGGTAGCAAGAGCAGCGGCGTCGGCGACAAGACGGTGTCCTGGACCTGGAACGCCCCCAGCGGTAACGGCCGCCCGGTGACGGGGTACCAGTACAGCCTTGATGGCGGAGGATGGACAAACACGGATCAGAGGTCGCTCTCAAGAAGCGTGGGTTACAGCCAGACCGTTACGCTTCAGGTCCGTGCGATCAGCGGCGGCCAAGCTGGCCGGGTGGGCAGTGATACATCCCGCAGTGGAGCCGAACCGCCTCCACCGCCACCGCCTAACCCGCCGGCGCCCTCGCAGATCCAGGCCCACAACAGCACCTGCCCGGGAAAGCCCGGCCAACCGGACTCGTACAACCCCAGTGGTCCGACCTGTGGTGTCGGCTGGGTAGAGCGGTCCTGGGGCTGGATTGAGGTCACGTGCAGGCAGGACATCTACAGAAACGGCACTCCCTGGTACAAGCTCAACGGCTCGCCGAAGAGCGGCTGGTTCGTGAAGTCAACCACCGTGGACGTCCGCAATGGTGTGCCGCCACCCTGCTGA